In Zingiber officinale cultivar Zhangliang chromosome 3B, Zo_v1.1, whole genome shotgun sequence, a single window of DNA contains:
- the LOC122054824 gene encoding exocyst complex component EXO70H1-like, whose amino-acid sequence MARKGFWRVLPRKYFSHRRRVDDSSSSSSEEASKLEETVARAEVVVVKWDPDSSAYANVTSLFHEDRLEARRFLARVCDLQRGMLDFVAAAAEPSRLSHPCLARAQTLMQAAMRRLEKEFYQMLAANSDLLDPESRSVRSSRSSVSDDHGSDLWDESASPDQTDGLVARESIAEIERAAAVDVMTDLRAIADTMVFAGYGFECVRIYRTLRKSVVDEELYQLGFDRSLSLPQIKKMDWAVLELKIRPWLGACRVAVRTLFHRERVLIDHVFSNSNIAREAVFSSVAGDAALQFFAFPEWVAKSKWSPEKFFRLLDMHDAIGEVWPEVELVFSFESTSSVRTQALASFAKLTEAARGAFADFESTIQREPLRSPIPTGGVDPWTRHVMSYVTRLSNYHLSILEIFAEWQPSPPQSAAADTSSSVSVSDTGFAARLDKLLEALLSHLERKANLYRDAALSNLFLANNLHYAVNRLRSCGLLGEQRAAQHAAKVRQYLAGYERMT is encoded by the coding sequence ATGGCGAGGAAAGGCTTCTGGCGTGTCTTGCCGCGTAAGTACTTCAGCCACCGCCGTCGTGTCGACGATTCTTCGTCTTCGTCGTCAGAGGAAGCGTCGAAACTGGAGGAGACGGTGGCGCGAGCGGAGGTGGTCGTGGTCAAATGGGATCCGGACTCTTCCGCCTATGCCAATGTCACCTCCCTCTTCCACGAGGACCGCCTCGAGGCGCGACGCTTTTTGGCACGAGTCTGCGACTTGCAGCGAGGCATGCTTGATTTCGTCGCGGCAGCCGCGGAGCCCTCCCGCCTCTCCCACCCCTGCCTCGCCCGTGCGCAGACCCTGATGCAAGCCGCGATGCGCCGGCTCGAGAAGGAATTCTACCAGATGCTCGCCGCCAACAGCGACCTCCTGGATCCGGAATCCCGATCCGTCCGCTCTTCCCGTTCCAGCGTCTCCGACGACCACGGGTCCGACCTCTGGGATGAAAGTGCCTCGCCTGATCAGACCGACGGTCTCGTGGCCAGGGAGTCCATAGCCGAGATCGAACGCGCCGCTGCCGTCGACGTCATGACCGACCTCCGGGCCATCGCAGATACCATGGTATTTGCAGGGTACGGCTTCGAGTGCGTGAGAATCTACCGGACCCTCCGCAAGTCCGTCGTGGACGAGGAGCTTTATCAGCTCGGTTTCGACAGGTCTCTCAGCTTGCCCCAAATCAAAAAGATGGACTGGGCTGTGCTCGAACTAAAAATCCGACCATGGCTCGGCGCTTGCCGTGTCGCGGTGCGTACTCTGTTTCATCGCGAGCGTGTTCTCATCGACCACGTCTTCTCCAACTCAAACATTGCCCGAGAGGCCGTCTTCTCTAGCGTCGCCGGCGATGCCGCCCTTCAGTTCTTTGCATTTCCGGAGTGGGTGGCCAAATCAAAATGGTCGCCTGAGAAGTTCTTCCGGCTTCTGGACATGCACGACGCCATTGGTGAAGTTTGGCCGGAGGTCGAACTCGTCTTCTCCTTTGAGTCCACCTCTTCTGTGCGAACACAGGCCCTCGCTTCGTTCGCTAAGCTCACCGAGGCGGCGCGCGGTGCCTTCGCCGATTTTGAGTCAACGATACAAAGAGAGCCCTTGCGGTCGCCCATTCCCACCGGCGGAGTTGACCCGTGGACGCGCCACGTCATGAGCTACGTCACACGGCTGTCCAACTACCATCTCTCCATCTTGGAGATCTTTGCCGAATGGCAGCCATCTCCCCCGCAGTCCGCTGCCGCCGACACGTCATCATCGGTATCCGTCTCCGACACGGGATTCGCCGCACGGCTTGACAAGCTGTTGGAGGCGCTTCTCAGTCATCTCGAGCGGAAGGCTAATTTATACCGTGACGCTGCCCTTTCGAATCTATTCCTGGCGAACAACCTCCACTACGCAGTGAATAGATTGCGATCTTGCGGGCTACTGGGGGAGCAGCGGGCAGCGCAACACGCGGCGAAGGTCCGGCAGTACTTGGCAGGATACGAGCGGATGACGTAG